A stretch of DNA from Calditrichota bacterium:
GCTTATCAAAGATAACCCGTAAAAGGTCCATATTGTCTCCATTTTATAGATTTTATTAATCAGAAAATCAATCAAAGTTAGTCTTGATAAACAAGAAGCGTGTTTCCGAATGGCGCTTTACAAAAAAGCTGATATAGGCTGGCTTTTCTTTCTCAAGACGACCCAGAAATGTATCCAACTGACTAATGCTTTGCAAATCCTGATCATCAACTTTTAATAAAAGATCACCAACATGCAACCCGGAAAGATCGGCCCAACCGGCACGCTCGACACGGCTTACCCAAACACCATCTGTGTCATACTCTAATTGCTTGGCCATAATAATATCTTTAGTCAGCTCTTTGGCGCTAAATCCAAGACGTTCGTTTGAAATCTCGTCGGCAAGATATTGGCTTATAGGTACTGTGGATAAGTTAATCTTTAAACTCTTAATGGATCCTTTTCGCCAAATCTTTACATTAACAGTTTCGTCATCAGATTCACGAATTAAGTTCCTCAACGTAGCAAGATCCGTGTTTTTTTCGGCCTGTAATTTAGTACCATTAAACTCAGTTAATACATCACCAATTTTAAGCCCGGCTTTCTCCGCAGGTGAACCCTCTAAAATGGTGCTTATCAAAATACCGGTTAAATCATCTTCATTGAAATAACTTGCAAGACTGCGTGTAAATGGCTGCATATTTACACCCAACCATTTCTTACGATCCGTATTTTTTTTCTTAAATTTTGGTGGATCTGCAATAAGTGCATTAAACGATTCCGGTGTTAATATTTCACCAAATCCCGCTTGCCGGGAGGAATAATTATAAGGCATTGAACTAGCTGAACTAACCTGGTAAATGATTCCAAGATTAGATCCTGTTTTATCAAAAACAAGTCCAAATTTTATACTTTGCGTACCAATATCGGTCAGCATTTTTTTAGGAGGCCCGGGTATGATGCTGTTTATTGATTTCTCAAGAACCATCAATTGGAAATTGTATTTTTCCTTCAATTGATAAACAACAAATATTTTCTGTCCGATAAAATTATCGCTTTGTGTAAAAAATTTAAGCCCATTGCTGTCTAAAGGTTTGTTTGCTTTTATAAAAGCGATGTTTTTGTCATCATCTTTGCCAACAAAAACCGCATTAACAGATTTCCCACCTGCCAGTTTTATTTTTATATCTTTTGGCGGATGTGCGGGACCATAATGTGAAGATCGTGAAAAGTCCAGCTTTGCTTTATAGATAGCCGCAGATGTCATAATCAACCCGGATGAGTCAACAATTACTCCGCTTAAGCTGCGTTTAATTTTATTTATTTGAGAGATCGATTCCGTGGAATTTATTTCCTCATAATATTCAATTGTTACCAGGTTTTTTTCGGCAATGTTTTTCACTTTTTGCCAGGCATCTTCATTTTGCGACCAGAGTGAAGTAGATAAAGAAAAAACTAATCCTAGTATTAGCGCAGATTTTCGTCCCATGTACATTATTTTTTCTCTCTTTCTATTAGTGCAAAATGGTTACTTTGACCGGTCTTTAAAAATAGTAAGTATGATTTTTCCACATCTGTTTTATACTTTTCATATTTAGTTTTAAAATCGTCAAGGTTTTCAATTTCCTCGTCATCAATTGTTAGCAAAATTTCTCCCGGATAAATATTTGCTTTTGCACCTTTACTTCCAGGTTTAGCGCCGGAAATCAGGACACCTTTATCCGATTCTAGTTGGAAATTTTTAACAATCCTGGGAGTAATTTCCTGTACAGAAATCCCCCATTCTTCACAATTAAACTCATTACCCCGGAACTTACCTTGCCGGGTACTTACAACCTCAATCCTTTTATCCTCATCTTCTCTTAATAAATCAAAAATGATAGGTGAATCCACTGGCAGATTTGAAATCAATAAACGTATTTTTGGCAATTCTTCCAAATGAACAGCAGAGACCGCATTATCATTAATTTTTGTTACAACATCACCTGCTTTTAATCCTGCATGCTCAGCTGCAGATCCTTTTTCAACACCGCCAACAAGCACGCCTTCAAGGTTAGGGTTTTTTATAAAAGCGCGATATTCTTTTATCTCCTGCCAGTCAATTCCAATTTGTGATCGTTCAACTTCTCCTTTTTCAATAATCTGATCCACCACATGTTTTACGATATTTGCCGGAATTGCAAAGCCCAGGTTTTCACCAAAAACAACCGCACGGGCATTAATCCCTATTATATCACCATCCAGATTTACCAGTGGTCCGCCACTGTTTCCTGGGTTTATGGCAGCGTCTGTCTGAATCCACAGATTAAAGGGAGAAATCATCTCTCCAACATCATTAAAATAACGATCTACTGAACTTACAACGCCCAGTGAAAGAGACCGCGCTAATCCCAAGGGGGAACCAAGGGCAATAACCATTTGTCCAACCTCAATTTCATCGCTATCGCCAAATTTTGCAAACGGTACAGATTCGATCCCGGCTTCTTCAAGATCGAGTTTTAACACCGCCAGATCTGTCCAGGGATCGAGCCCAATAACTTTGGCCTGGACTTCTTGTTTGGATGATAAAGTACATTTTACAAAATTTGCTTTTTCGGCAACATGGTTATTTGTTACAACATAACCGTCATTGCTAATTATTACCCCGCTGCCGGTCACCTGTACTTTTTGCTTTTCACCTGATGATAAAAATTCTTTTACCGGTTGGATATGGACCAAGGCCGGAAAAACCGTTCGCTTTGCATTTAGAACTTTTTGCTGGCTGTTTTGGTTGGCGATTACAGAATTAAATAAAACTAAAATCGCTAAAAAAAGCTTATACATAGATTATCTTTCTATAAATATTAAATTATGGATTTGAGGATTTGCGAACCTTATTTAGTTGTTTGTCAATTCAACAATCCATCAGTTCTTTTGTTCTTATTTTTTTGGTGATTGCATTTTGATATAGAAAAGTGTGTTCATAGCTCGAAAAAGAATGGCCAGATAGACTACAACTACACCCATTAACAGCCCCATCCGCCAGGCAAGGGAAACAACTTTATACCAATCTAAAAAAGCTACGCCAAAAACAACAAGAAACATTATGGTTAGCAAGCCGGAATGAAAGCCGGTTTTTTTCTTACTGTGCCTGTTTAATTCACGTTCTTCCTTTAAAAGATGGACTTCATAATTATAAGTAAGCAAGCTTACCAAAACTGAAAAGACAAAATAAGTAGCGTCCTGCCAATCAAAAAAGTGGAAAATAAAAAAGCTAAGTAAAAATGTTAGAACCGGGGAGTAATCCGCAGCAGACATTTTGGATTTATTATCTTGCATATATGCGTCATTCCGAACTCGTTTCGGAATCCTTATATTTTTACCAAATTAACAAGCTCAACATGACTGTTATCAGGAATACTGATTATTATTTATTAATCCTTTTACTTTTTAAATCAGGTTAAACCGTTTAATACTTTGATATATTTCTATTGATAATACTTTTAAGATTCCGGTTACAGGAATTGCAATCAGCATGCCGATTATACCAAAAAATTCCCCGCCAATTATTATGGCAAAAATTATTATCAACGGATGCAAATTAACGCTGCGTGCAAGTACAAGCGGCTGAACCAATACATTATCAATTAACTGAATTATTGCAAATGCAACAAGCACCCAGGCAATTTCCTGGCCGCTTCCATTGTTTAAAAATACTACAGAAACAGCCATAACCATCCCGGAAAGTGGGCCAACGTAAGGAATCATATTTGCCAAACCTGCAAAGATTCCAATTAATACAAAGTATTTAATACCCAAAATCCAAAGGGCAATAATTGCCAGCAACCCAATAATCAGCGAATCTAAAAACTGTCCACGCAAATATCCGCCTAGTTGTAAATCTACTTTATGCACCAGGTTCAAAAACATTTCAAAATATTTATTAGGAATAACACTGACCAGGTTTTTTTTCATTTTACGCCCGTCTTTAAGAATAAAAAAGACAGCAAATGGAATTATAATGGAAGTTGATAATACAGAAACAATATCAACAATTATTGTAAAAAACGATTGTGCCAAATTTTGTAATGAACCTTGCAGTTTTTCATACAGATTTAAATCCTGGCCGGAAAGGACTGGGATTGTTTTGTGAATTGTCTGTTCCAGTTTATTAATTAGCTCCGATGCCTGCGAACCACCAATTCCCTCTTGCAGGAAATTTAGCTCAATCAATAATGATGGAACCAGCAGGTAAAATAAAAGAGCAATAGTCAATCCTAAAGAAAAGAAAATTAGAAGTGTCGCCTGCATCCGGGACAACCCATGTGCCTCCATATAACTGGCAATTGGATCCAGAATGTAGGCAATTACCGCCGATACAACTATCAGGGCAATAATAAATTTTAATAAAACCACCAACCAAAGCGAGGCAATTATCAATGCTAAAATTGTAAGATATTTGAAAACTTTTCCAATGCTTGATTCCATACTATTTGTCCTTCAGTTCATCAAGCTTGCTTTTCATTTGGTTCATTCGGGTTTTTAACTGGCGATTTTCTATGGTACCCAACCTTAACCTTTCCGCAATCATTTGTGCCAGCCGCTGTAAAATTTTGTTTCCTGTTTTCGGGCTTGTTTCAAGCAAGTTAAACAGATCCGGCTGGAAAAATCCTAATAATTTTGTTGGTTCCGTTGCGCTTGCCGAAGCCGTGCGTTGCCCTTCAAGAATTAAAGCCATTTCACCAAAAAAGTCTCCTGTGGAAAGTAATACCAAAAGTTTATTTTCTTTTCCAAGCGTAATATTTACTTTCCCGGATTCAATAATATACATCCCAACGCCTGGTTCGTATTCTTTAAAAATTACTTCATCTGCCTTGTATGTGCGCCTGTGCAGGATTCGTTCTATAGCTTTTAATTCTTTGTAGCTCAAATCCTGAAAAATTGGTAAACGTTTTAAAACAGAAAAAATGTTTTCTTCCTGAACTTTATTTCTTTTAAAAATATTTGACCATACCGGATCTTCAGTCATTTATTATCCTTTAATATTTTTATTAAGCATGAAATGGAATATAAAATGATTTGTGTTTTATTTGCAAAACAATGATCAGTAAATAATCTATCGGAATTAATAGCTAAAAAATGTAGAATAATGATGTGAAAAGTGAGAGCTAATTGTTTGTAACAATCTTTCTATAATTTCTTAATTTCTTCCCAAAGACTTTTAAAAGCCTGTGCCGCTGCCGAACCCGGATTAAATTCATTCACCGGCGCCCGCTCAACTCCCATTCGTTCCACAATGCTGGAATATGGAATAGTTGTTTTGAGAAAACGTTTTTTCTCTTTTGGTAAATTTACAATCATTTCCTGATGTAGTTTTTTACGTTTTTCTACCATTGAAAAAAACGGATATACATTGGATTTTTTCAGTTTCATCTCTCTAAAAAAATCCAGCAGCTTTTCATAAGTTAAATGCGACAGGGTTGTTGGTATAAGTGGTGTTAAAATTGAATCCGCAGCATGAAAAACATTTTCGGAAACCAATGTTATATTTGGCGGACAATCCATGATGATATAATCATATTCTTTTTTTAGTGGTGATAAAACCGTTTTCAACTGTTTTTGCGGCTTCTTTAAATCATCCAAAATTAAATCCAGATTGCGGTACGTCATATCTGCCGGCAGTAAATCCAGATTTTCAAAATCTGTTGCCCGAATGTTTTTATCTATTTTTTTTCCTCCGCGGATTAACGTATCGGAGCCATGCTTTTTGGCTGGTTTTATGCGAAAGTAATATCCTGCAGAAGCCTGTGGATCAATATCCACCAAGAGAGTTTGTTTGCCTGATTGTGCTGCATGATAGGCAATATTTACCGAAGCTGCTGTTTTTCCAACTCCGCCTTTCATGCTATAAAGGGCAATTATTTTCATTTAGACTTCTCCATCTGGGTAGTAAAATTAATCCGCCTTTTATTTGCAAACATTTCTTT
This window harbors:
- a CDS encoding PDZ domain-containing protein, giving the protein MGRKSALILGLVFSLSTSLWSQNEDAWQKVKNIAEKNLVTIEYYEEINSTESISQINKIKRSLSGVIVDSSGLIMTSAAIYKAKLDFSRSSHYGPAHPPKDIKIKLAGGKSVNAVFVGKDDDKNIAFIKANKPLDSNGLKFFTQSDNFIGQKIFVVYQLKEKYNFQLMVLEKSINSIIPGPPKKMLTDIGTQSIKFGLVFDKTGSNLGIIYQVSSASSMPYNYSSRQAGFGEILTPESFNALIADPPKFKKKNTDRKKWLGVNMQPFTRSLASYFNEDDLTGILISTILEGSPAEKAGLKIGDVLTEFNGTKLQAEKNTDLATLRNLIRESDDETVNVKIWRKGSIKSLKINLSTVPISQYLADEISNERLGFSAKELTKDIIMAKQLEYDTDGVWVSRVERAGWADLSGLHVGDLLLKVDDQDLQSISQLDTFLGRLEKEKPAYISFFVKRHSETRFLFIKTNFD
- a CDS encoding PDZ domain-containing protein, with translation MYKLFLAILVLFNSVIANQNSQQKVLNAKRTVFPALVHIQPVKEFLSSGEKQKVQVTGSGVIISNDGYVVTNNHVAEKANFVKCTLSSKQEVQAKVIGLDPWTDLAVLKLDLEEAGIESVPFAKFGDSDEIEVGQMVIALGSPLGLARSLSLGVVSSVDRYFNDVGEMISPFNLWIQTDAAINPGNSGGPLVNLDGDIIGINARAVVFGENLGFAIPANIVKHVVDQIIEKGEVERSQIGIDWQEIKEYRAFIKNPNLEGVLVGGVEKGSAAEHAGLKAGDVVTKINDNAVSAVHLEELPKIRLLISNLPVDSPIIFDLLREDEDKRIEVVSTRQGKFRGNEFNCEEWGISVQEITPRIVKNFQLESDKGVLISGAKPGSKGAKANIYPGEILLTIDDEEIENLDDFKTKYEKYKTDVEKSYLLFLKTGQSNHFALIEREKK
- a CDS encoding AI-2E family transporter — protein: MESSIGKVFKYLTILALIIASLWLVVLLKFIIALIVVSAVIAYILDPIASYMEAHGLSRMQATLLIFFSLGLTIALLFYLLVPSLLIELNFLQEGIGGSQASELINKLEQTIHKTIPVLSGQDLNLYEKLQGSLQNLAQSFFTIIVDIVSVLSTSIIIPFAVFFILKDGRKMKKNLVSVIPNKYFEMFLNLVHKVDLQLGGYLRGQFLDSLIIGLLAIIALWILGIKYFVLIGIFAGLANMIPYVGPLSGMVMAVSVVFLNNGSGQEIAWVLVAFAIIQLIDNVLVQPLVLARSVNLHPLIIIFAIIIGGEFFGIIGMLIAIPVTGILKVLSIEIYQSIKRFNLI
- a CDS encoding cyclic nucleotide-binding domain-containing protein, encoding MTEDPVWSNIFKRNKVQEENIFSVLKRLPIFQDLSYKELKAIERILHRRTYKADEVIFKEYEPGVGMYIIESGKVNITLGKENKLLVLLSTGDFFGEMALILEGQRTASASATEPTKLLGFFQPDLFNLLETSPKTGNKILQRLAQMIAERLRLGTIENRQLKTRMNQMKSKLDELKDK
- a CDS encoding AAA family ATPase, with protein sequence MKIIALYSMKGGVGKTAASVNIAYHAAQSGKQTLLVDIDPQASAGYYFRIKPAKKHGSDTLIRGGKKIDKNIRATDFENLDLLPADMTYRNLDLILDDLKKPQKQLKTVLSPLKKEYDYIIMDCPPNITLVSENVFHAADSILTPLIPTTLSHLTYEKLLDFFREMKLKKSNVYPFFSMVEKRKKLHQEMIVNLPKEKKRFLKTTIPYSSIVERMGVERAPVNEFNPGSAAAQAFKSLWEEIKKL